One segment of Anastrepha obliqua isolate idAnaObli1 chromosome 3, idAnaObli1_1.0, whole genome shotgun sequence DNA contains the following:
- the LOC129241068 gene encoding RAB6-interacting golgin-like isoform X3, translating to MSNKFDGFSQDEINKVSGVVKNRTDRVKPAFRGHHGGIRRMPEKGSRSIDSQRKQIPSSQSSTKSAPTVLSEKSSKSKNGETENHIFDQINLDDSMSKSLEDALFYPPLRKPNKDLNENNTNGTHSANVHNTQLDDSSILKLPDVDNNVNSTSTNEANDSSILPTPSSKVSTPTAETLNTDSPFKGVSLREFETQRKLIEEQNKHKKELLCKAIELHSQKTAAETRKIAEIKQELAKLDNDLALDVSILRKQIDNACIYFSQVEKQYIKIEAQFLKAKIDLHNAAEKKELLTEHLCTVIAHNEDRKAQKLSELMQKVGLTETGDLEVGGPSVLNGGHHSN from the exons ATGTCGAATAAATTCGATGGCTTCAGTCAAGATGAGATAAACAAAGTCTCCGGAGTCGTTAAGAACAGAACTGATCGAG TAAAACCTGCATTTCGAGGTCATCATGGTGGTATAAGACGCATGCCAGAGAAGGGCTCAAGATCAATTGATTctcaaagaaaacaaattccaaGCTCTCAATCATCGACCAAATCAGCGCCTACGGTATTAAGTGAAAAATccagcaaaagcaaaaatggTGAAacagaaaatcatatatttgatCAAATCAACCTTGATGACAGCATGTCCAAATCGCTTGAGGATGCGCTTTTCTATCCACCACTACGAAAGCCGAACAAagatttaaatgaaaacaatacaaATGGCACACATTCTGCTAATGTGCACAATACCCAATTAGATGATTCCTCAATACTAAAGTTGCCAGACGTGGATAATAATGTAAATTCCACATCCACAAATGAAGCTAATGACTCTTCAATACTGCCAACACCTTCTTCAAAAGTGTCTACACCTACAGCAGAGACCTTAAATACTGATTCTCCATTTAAAGGGGTATCGTTGCGGGAATTTGAAACGCAACGGAAGTTAATCGAGGAACAAAATAAACACAAGAAAGAGCTTCTATGTAAAGCTATCGAGTTACA CTCGCAGAAAACAGCAGCAGAAACACGAAAAATTGCCGAAATCAAGCAGGAACTTGCCAAATTGGACAATGATCTGGCGCTCGACGTTTCAATACTTCGCAAACAAATTGACAATGCgtgtatttatttttcgcaAGTCGA GAAACAGTACATTAAAATAGAGGCTCAATTCTTGAAGGCAAAAATAGATTTGCATAATGCGGCAGAGAAGAAAGAATTACTTACCGAGCATTTGTGTACAGTGATTGCGCACAATGAGGATCGGAAAGCGCAAAAGCTTTCGGAACTAATGCAGAAAGTGGGTCTAACCGAAACGGGAGATTTGGAAGTAGGAGGGCCAAGCGTGTTGAATGGTGGACACCATTCAAACTAA
- the LOC129241068 gene encoding RAB6-interacting golgin-like isoform X2 — MSNKFDGFSQDEINKVSGVVKNRTDRGQPIADAIKPAFRGHHGGIRRMPEKGSRSIDSQRKQIPSSQSSTKSAPTVLSEKSSKSKNGETENHIFDQINLDDSMSKSLEDALFYPPLRKPNKDLNENNTNGTHSANVHNTQLDDSSILKLPDVDNNVNSTSTNEANDSSILPTPSSKVSTPTAETLNTDSPFKGVSLREFETQRKLIEEQNKHKKELLCKAIELHSQKTAAETRKIAEIKQELAKLDNDLALDVSILRKQIDNACIYFSQVEKQYIKIEAQFLKAKIDLHNAAEKKELLTEHLCTVIAHNEDRKAQKLSELMQKVGLTETGDLEVGGPSVLNGGHHSN; from the exons ATGTCGAATAAATTCGATGGCTTCAGTCAAGATGAGATAAACAAAGTCTCCGGAGTCGTTAAGAACAGAACTGATCGAGGTCAGCCAATAGCGGATGCGA TAAAACCTGCATTTCGAGGTCATCATGGTGGTATAAGACGCATGCCAGAGAAGGGCTCAAGATCAATTGATTctcaaagaaaacaaattccaaGCTCTCAATCATCGACCAAATCAGCGCCTACGGTATTAAGTGAAAAATccagcaaaagcaaaaatggTGAAacagaaaatcatatatttgatCAAATCAACCTTGATGACAGCATGTCCAAATCGCTTGAGGATGCGCTTTTCTATCCACCACTACGAAAGCCGAACAAagatttaaatgaaaacaatacaaATGGCACACATTCTGCTAATGTGCACAATACCCAATTAGATGATTCCTCAATACTAAAGTTGCCAGACGTGGATAATAATGTAAATTCCACATCCACAAATGAAGCTAATGACTCTTCAATACTGCCAACACCTTCTTCAAAAGTGTCTACACCTACAGCAGAGACCTTAAATACTGATTCTCCATTTAAAGGGGTATCGTTGCGGGAATTTGAAACGCAACGGAAGTTAATCGAGGAACAAAATAAACACAAGAAAGAGCTTCTATGTAAAGCTATCGAGTTACA CTCGCAGAAAACAGCAGCAGAAACACGAAAAATTGCCGAAATCAAGCAGGAACTTGCCAAATTGGACAATGATCTGGCGCTCGACGTTTCAATACTTCGCAAACAAATTGACAATGCgtgtatttatttttcgcaAGTCGA GAAACAGTACATTAAAATAGAGGCTCAATTCTTGAAGGCAAAAATAGATTTGCATAATGCGGCAGAGAAGAAAGAATTACTTACCGAGCATTTGTGTACAGTGATTGCGCACAATGAGGATCGGAAAGCGCAAAAGCTTTCGGAACTAATGCAGAAAGTGGGTCTAACCGAAACGGGAGATTTGGAAGTAGGAGGGCCAAGCGTGTTGAATGGTGGACACCATTCAAACTAA
- the LOC129241068 gene encoding RAB6-interacting golgin-like isoform X1, with product MSNKFDGFSQDEINKVSGVVKNRTDRGQPIADAIVKPAFRGHHGGIRRMPEKGSRSIDSQRKQIPSSQSSTKSAPTVLSEKSSKSKNGETENHIFDQINLDDSMSKSLEDALFYPPLRKPNKDLNENNTNGTHSANVHNTQLDDSSILKLPDVDNNVNSTSTNEANDSSILPTPSSKVSTPTAETLNTDSPFKGVSLREFETQRKLIEEQNKHKKELLCKAIELHSQKTAAETRKIAEIKQELAKLDNDLALDVSILRKQIDNACIYFSQVEKQYIKIEAQFLKAKIDLHNAAEKKELLTEHLCTVIAHNEDRKAQKLSELMQKVGLTETGDLEVGGPSVLNGGHHSN from the exons ATGTCGAATAAATTCGATGGCTTCAGTCAAGATGAGATAAACAAAGTCTCCGGAGTCGTTAAGAACAGAACTGATCGAGGTCAGCCAATAGCGGATGCGA TAGTAAAACCTGCATTTCGAGGTCATCATGGTGGTATAAGACGCATGCCAGAGAAGGGCTCAAGATCAATTGATTctcaaagaaaacaaattccaaGCTCTCAATCATCGACCAAATCAGCGCCTACGGTATTAAGTGAAAAATccagcaaaagcaaaaatggTGAAacagaaaatcatatatttgatCAAATCAACCTTGATGACAGCATGTCCAAATCGCTTGAGGATGCGCTTTTCTATCCACCACTACGAAAGCCGAACAAagatttaaatgaaaacaatacaaATGGCACACATTCTGCTAATGTGCACAATACCCAATTAGATGATTCCTCAATACTAAAGTTGCCAGACGTGGATAATAATGTAAATTCCACATCCACAAATGAAGCTAATGACTCTTCAATACTGCCAACACCTTCTTCAAAAGTGTCTACACCTACAGCAGAGACCTTAAATACTGATTCTCCATTTAAAGGGGTATCGTTGCGGGAATTTGAAACGCAACGGAAGTTAATCGAGGAACAAAATAAACACAAGAAAGAGCTTCTATGTAAAGCTATCGAGTTACA CTCGCAGAAAACAGCAGCAGAAACACGAAAAATTGCCGAAATCAAGCAGGAACTTGCCAAATTGGACAATGATCTGGCGCTCGACGTTTCAATACTTCGCAAACAAATTGACAATGCgtgtatttatttttcgcaAGTCGA GAAACAGTACATTAAAATAGAGGCTCAATTCTTGAAGGCAAAAATAGATTTGCATAATGCGGCAGAGAAGAAAGAATTACTTACCGAGCATTTGTGTACAGTGATTGCGCACAATGAGGATCGGAAAGCGCAAAAGCTTTCGGAACTAATGCAGAAAGTGGGTCTAACCGAAACGGGAGATTTGGAAGTAGGAGGGCCAAGCGTGTTGAATGGTGGACACCATTCAAACTAA
- the LOC129241069 gene encoding ubiquinone biosynthesis protein COQ4 homolog, mitochondrial-like, giving the protein MLQRVRTSTQLFKSPYVCRCAATGTMQRNVAGAKQSESPPIEGTQLDEFTKEFLQNRIEMSPFQKVFLSVGSSIAALVDPRRNDMIAALGETTGEAALQNILQSMQATAEGKRILQQKPRINTRTVDIERLRSLPDNTFGRAYAKFLDDNKVTPDSRMEVRFVHDPILAYVMTRYRECHDLVHTVLGMPTNMLGEVAVKWVEALNNGLPMCYGGAIFGAMRLRPKQRKEYVSRYLPWSLMNGKEMKPLMPIFWEERWEQDIAELRKELRVTILK; this is encoded by the exons ATGCTGCAGCGCGTCCGCACCTCAACGCAGCTCTTTAAAAGCCCCTATGTCTGTCGTTGTGCCGCAACGGGCACAATGCAAAGAAATGTCGCAGGCGCAAAACAATCCGAAAGTCCACCAATCGAAGGAACACAATTAGATGAGTTTACCAaagaatttcttcaaaatcgcATAGAAATGTCACCATTTCAGAAGGTATTTCTCAGCGTAGGTTCATCTATTGCAGCGCTAGTAGATCCGCGAag GAATGATATGATCGCCGCACTGGGTGAAACTACTGGCGAAGCGGCATTGCAGAACATCTTGCAGTCAATGCAGGCCACTGCTGAAGGCAAGCGCATACTGCAGCAGAAGCCTCGAATTAACACACGTACGGTTGATATCGAACGCTTACGTTCGTTGCCAGATAATACATTTGGACGTGCCTATGCTAAATTCTTAGATGACAAT AAGGTAACACCTGATTCGCGTATGGAAGTACGTTTCGTGCATGATCCGATATTGGCGTATGTAATGACACGTTATCGCGAATGTCATGATCTAGTGCATACAGTGCTGGGAATGCCTACGAATATGCTGGGCGAAGTGGCTGTAAAATGGGTGGAAGCATTGAACAATGGGCTGCCTATGTGCTATGGTGGTGCAATATTTGGCGCCATGCGCCTGCGTCCCAA ACAACGAAAAGAATACGTGTCACGTTACTTGCCTTGGAGTTTAATGAACGGTAAGGAAATGAAACCCCTAATGCCTATATTTTGGGAAGAGCGCTGGGAGCAAGATATAGCGGAATTACGCAAAGAATTACGAGTGACgatcttaaaatga
- the LOC129241071 gene encoding UDP-sugar transporter UST74c-like: MGTQSSEDKNTTLELSTNSSNDSTASVNSKELRQQDESTLFVKKIGSALFYGMASFMITVVNKTVLTSYLFPSFLFLSLGQLSASIVVLGLGKRLRLVTYPPLKRNTFMKIFPLPLIFLGNMMFGLGGTKELSLPMFAALRRFSILMTMLLELKILGVRPSFAVQVSVYAMIGGALLAASDDLSFNMKGYTFVMITNALTASNGVYVKKKLDTSEIGKYGLMFYNSLFMFTPALIVTYLTGDLEKSLAFNQWRNPYFVIQFLMSCFMGFILSYSTILCTQYNSALTTTIVGCLKNICVTYLGMFIGGDYIFSWLNCIGINISVFASLLYTYITFRRKQAPDKELLIPTTRGIAV; the protein is encoded by the coding sequence ATGGGGACACAAAGCAGTGAGGACAAAAACACTACGCTTGAGCTATCGACCAACAGCAGCAATGATAGTACAGCAAGCGTTAATTCGAAGGAGCTGCGTCAGCAAGATGAGAGCACGTTGTTCGTCAAGAAAATCGGCAGTGCTCTGTTCTATGGAATGGCCTCGTTTATGATAACCGTTGTGAACAAGACTGTTCTTACGTCGTATCTGTTTCCTTCGTTTCTGTTCCTCAGCCTGGGTCAGTTGTCGGCCAGTATTGTAGTGCTTGGACTCGGTAAACGGCTGCGTTTGGTAACGTATCCACCATTAAAGCGAAAtacatttatgaaaatttttccacTACCACTGATTTTCCTCGGAAACATGATGTTTGGGTTAGGTGGCACAAAAGAACTAAGTTTACCAATGTTTGCTGCATTGCGTCGCTTTTCAATATTAATGACGATGTTACTGGAATTGAAAATACTCGGTGTCCGACCTTCATTTGCAGTGCAAGTCAGTGTATACGCTATGATTGGTGGTGCATTACTAGCAGCTTCTGATGATCTTTCATTTAATATGAAAGGCTACACTTTCGTAATGATAACTAATGCGCTGACTGCCTCGAATGGGGTGTATgtaaaaaagaagctcgataCTTCAGAAATCGGCAAATATGGACTGATGTTCTATAATTCACTTTTTATGTTCACACCAGCACTAATTGTTACTTATCTCACTGGCGACCTTGAAAAATCGCTCGCCTTCAACCAGTGGAGAAATCCCTATTTTGTTATACAATTTCTAATGAGTTGCTTCATGGGCTTCATATTATCATATAGCACAATACTTTGCACGCAATACAATTCTGCTCTTACAACAACAATTGTCGGCTGTTTAAAGAATATCTGTGTAACATATTTGGGTATGTTCATTGGCGGTGACTACATCTTCTCGTGGCTTAATTGTATCGGAATTAATATCAGTGTGTTTGCAAGTTTACTTTACACATACATAACATTCAGACGGAAGCAAGCACCTGATAAGGAACTGTTGATACCAACAACCAGAGGAATAGCGGTGTAG
- the LOC129241394 gene encoding PH domain-containing protein DDB_G0287875-like translates to MHKTKKKVKTGKIPKPIKIKKEKTEEDRSLHPMSHYIDDRLELVKQVFGSLKPKTITNLAPDFLKSKGMDEIEEHCLNELLGISTKRLLSIINATKCPTDTESSGDSDVEHQEEHISLEEISSDSEIEGASSNAKKKKASGSDSKTGVKKPTKSSTEKDENNGQISVLELLELQARARAIRSQLALEPVTKIEVDSDAENIEKKNNQNSSSGAVSKEHKHKRRRKSSEKSKEIEKTQPSSTSQGRLQVTAKVSKGISSSAAGTSRTSNAKAKVKENEPQTTSPNKLKRNYRSKNNGSDSVISETQNKSKTNETDAASLVSTTKEVKKETKSRSPTPDVIPIIPEPETLLISDSSDGEHDHKGKKKTMQSESMNKKEDTGKKDCTPKSPETEKPSRQRKITEPEEGELVDNPVENDEEKGDNEMNIGVSSTTTAPTDNIKPSMIPKEIVGTEDGTVETSKPDNNRAVEVEKMPQEDPLTATTDPAAASSATVLPKAEAANMGLNLEDEDDRNDDVISLEGGDLEEEMIEHLEEDTNTKSSFATSPKRKKNNVSEEPDADVISLDSSEEEERDKKSSESWHSRYLKSSKVSKVLATSRLGKRVRDNIQKSKRSKKDSEREKVSEVKEKSSTSFASKHEDGSIEQYKELLAMRQRKKQ, encoded by the exons atgcataaaacgaagaaaaaagtaAAGACGGGCAAAATACCCAAAccgatcaaaattaaaaaagaaaaaaccgaaGAAGATCGCTCTCTTCATCCAATGTCGCACTACATAGATGATCGACTTGAATTGGTCAAACAAGTCTTTGGCTCACTTAAACCAAAAACTATTACAAACTTGGCTCCGGATTTTCTCAAG AGCAAAGGTATGGATGAAATTGAAGAGCACTGTTTGAACGAATTGCTGGGTATATCTACAAAACGATTACTGTCCATAATAAATGCCACAAAATGTCCAACAGACACAGAGTCATCCGGCGATTCCGATGTCGAGCACCAAGAAG AACACATCTCACTTGAGGAGATCTCTTCAGACAGTGAAATAGAAGGTGCATCCTCCAATGCAA aaaagaaaaaggcCAGCGGATCTGATAGTAAAACTGGTGTCAAAAAACCCACAAAAAGTTCAACCGAAAAAGATGAAA ATAATGGACAGATAAGTGTATTGGAGCTACTAGAACTGCAAGCACGTGCGCGTGCAATTCGCTCCCAACTGGCACTCGAGCCAGTGACAAAGATTGAAGTAGACTCGGATGCtgagaatattgagaaaaaaaacaaccaaaactCCTCTAGCGGAGCAGTGTCTAAAGAGCATAAACACAAACGCCGGCGCAAATCCAGCGAGAAAAGTAAAGAGATAGAAAAGACGCAACCATCCTCCACCTCGCAAGGACGCCTGCAAGTTACTGCGAAAGTAAGTAAAGGGATTTCCAGCTCTGCTGCTGGCACGTCCAGAACTTCCAATGCGAAAGCAAAGGTTAAAGAAAATGAGCCCCAGACAACTAGCCCAAATAAGTTGAAGAGAAATTATCGCTCTAAGAATAATGGATCAGATTCTGTTATTAGCGAAactcaaaataaatctaaaaccaATGAGACGGATGCCGCCTCATTGGTGAGCACGACAAAAGAGGTGAAAAAAGAGACGAAGTCCCGTTCGCCAACACCAGATGTTATACCAATAATACCGGAACCTGAAACGTTGCTAATCAGTGATAGCTCCGACGGAGAGCATGATCATAAGGGGAAAAAGAAAACCATGCAATCTGAATCTATGAATAAGAAAGAAGATACCGGTAAGAAAGACTGTACCCCGAAATCTCCTGAAACCGAAAAACCTTCAAGACAACGTAAGATAACTGAACCAGAGGAAGGCGAATTAGTCGACAATCCAGTTGAAAATGACGAAGAAAAAGGCGATAATGAAATGAATATCGGTGTGTCATCTACCACTACTGCACCCACTGATAATATAAAGCCAAGCATGATCCCGAAAGAAATTGTTGGTACCGAGGATGGCACTGTGGAAACTAGTAAGCCAGACAACAATAGAGCCGTGGAAGTTGAAAAAATGCCTCAAGAAGATCCATTAACAGCTACAACTGATCCAGCAGCTGCATCATCGGCTACCGTATTGCCAAAAGCAGAGGCCGCAAACATGGGACTCAATCTCGAAGATGAGGACGATAGAAATGATGATGTCATATCACTTGAAGGTGGTGATCTTGAGGAGGAAATGATTGAACATCTGGAAGAAGATACAAACACAAAATCGTCATTTGCGACTTCacccaaaaggaaaaaaaataatgtcaGCGAGGAGCCAGATGCAGATGTCATATCGTTGGATTCTAGTGAGGAAGAAGAACGTGACAAAAAGAGTTCAGAG tcaTGGCATTCGCGCTATTTGAAGAGTTCGAAAGTGAGTAAAGTTTTGGCGACCTCTCGTCTAGGCAAACGTGTACGTGATAATATCCAGAAGTCCAAACGCTCCAAAAAAGATTCGGAACGCGAAAAAGTGTCTGAGGTAAAGGAGAAATCGAGTACAAGTTTCGCTTCCAAACACGAAGATGGCTCTATTGAGCAATACAAAGAGTTGCTGGCAATGCGGCAGCGTAAAAAACAGTAA
- the LOC129241395 gene encoding uncharacterized protein LOC129241395 has protein sequence MEYNNDNDNLDAVPSMEGEEDDNERDFKVLLSDNQSLMKRLQEFKKACDEHEKHAGKRCKRRYYNLGLMARIVMETTDDELNSLLKNGVRTFLIDTVTSRRNEFEQILIRTKTIVDQFQEKEPKFQLPIGIALQFQGDCCRIGRLRNNCSVLLHRSDVMSLTLDESYRYCSYREIAYVINLKYYFKTLKLGDIISIGNEVKGKIVKKLKNNVAVIIEDAGIINSYEYIEIPNQCYTLSDETFPDIFMDDLQLAMQAKADFLVLPRVRCKPFLRALRQSLKDDFDFKLIGTIDLEFISSKMLDLMGTVKLLDYVWIQDMFSATASLQNQIFTNLIPLAKCLKKPIIGTIPLERCSDFKRFENHDFLWRIDTIFIQKSTWCNKYPLIVKKLLPLKDFHRAVVENTAALKSILSSYQSIVNFIIRTISSVECQAIVMHSKCETAAVALGRVEIYCPVFMMLPFDDIEENEFQCKLKLAKALNMRRNLRGIMYSKEMNEGNLSPIEYGIEYGRSTGLLETGDFVITLDVCKEDEDGIHFGINEDVVILRAFYLQPAPIAEKFMYS, from the coding sequence ATGGAATACAACAACGATAACGACAATCTGGACGCTGTTCCGTCAATGGAGGGCGAAGAAGATGACAATGAACGCGATTTCAAAGTGCTCTTGAGTGATAACCAAAGCCTGATGAAGCGTTTGCAAGAGTTTAAGAAAGCATGCGATGAACATGAAAAACATGCAGGTAAACGTTGCAAACGTCGCTACTACAATCTTGGCCTAATGGCGCGCATTGTTATGGAAACTACCGACGATGAGCTAAACAGTCTATTGAAAAATGGTGTGCGCACATTTCTTATCGATACAGTGACTAGCAGACGTAACGAATTCGAACAGATCCTTATACGTACAAAAACCATAGTTGATCAATTCCAAGAAAAGGagccaaaatttcaacttccaATCGGAATAGCATTACAATTTCAGGGTGACTGCTGTCGAATAGGACGTTTACGTAACAATTGCTCGGTTTTGCTACATCGCAGTGATGTTATGTCATTAACACTGGACGAATCGTACCGCTATTGCAGTTATCGGGAGATCGCTtacgtaataaatttaaagtattACTTCAAAACATTAAAACTGGGCGATATAATATCAATCGGCAATGAAGTGAAgggaaaaattgtgaaaaaacttAAGAACAACGTGGCAGTGATAATTGAAGATGCCGGCATAATTAATTCATACGAATATATCGAGATACCAAATCAGTGCTATACATTGTCAGACGAAACGTTTCCCGACATCTTTATGGACGATTTGCAACTGGCGATGCAGGCAAAAGCTGACTTCCTTGTATTGCCGCGCGTTCGTTGCAAGCCATTCCTTCGTGCTTTGCGTCAAAGTCTCAAGgatgattttgattttaaactgatTGGCACAATAGATCTAGAATTCATTAGTTCAAAGATGCTCGACTTAATGGGGACCGTTAAGCTACTTGATTATGTTTGGATACAAGATATGTTTAGTGCTACTGCTTCATtacaaaaccaaatatttacCAATTTAATACCTTTGGCGAAATGTTTAAAAAAGCCTATTATAGGCACAATACCGCTGGAGCGTTGTAGCGACTTTAAACGATTTGAAAACCATGATTTTCTTTGGCGTATAGAtacaatatttatacaaaagagTACTTGGTGTAACAAATACCCACTGATCGTAAAGAAATTGTTGCCGCTAAAGGATTTTCACAGGGCTGTAGTTGAGAATACAGCGGCTTTAAAGAGTATTTTATCTTCATATCAAAGCATAGTTAATTTCATCATACGTACGATCAGTTCAGTAGAATGTCAAGCGATAGTAATGCACAGTAAATGCGAAACTGCTGCTGTGGCACTGGGGCGTGTGGAAATTTACTGCCCCGTTTTTATGATGTTGCCCTTTGATGATATTgaggaaaatgaatttcaatgtAAACTGAAATTGGCCAAGGCACTGAACATGCGGCGTAATTTGCGTGGAATTATGTATTCAAAGGAAATGAATGAGGGTAATCTCAGCCCTATCGAATATGGCATCGAGTACGGACGTAGTACTGGCTTACTGGAAACTGGTGATTTTGTAATTACACTGGATGTTTGTAAGGAAGATGAAGATGGCATACACTTTGGTATTAATGAAGATGTTGTCATACTGCGCGCTTTCTATTTACAACCAGCTCCGATTGCTGAAAAATTCATGTACTCTTAA